One Oncorhynchus mykiss isolate Arlee unplaced genomic scaffold, USDA_OmykA_1.1 un_scaffold_87, whole genome shotgun sequence genomic window, taccaggtggtgatatagcccgacaggatgctctcaattgtgcatctgtaaaattgAGGGTTTTagggggccaagccaaatttcttcatccttcttcaccacagtgtctgtgagggtgaaccatttcagattgtcagtgacgTGTACGCAGATGAACTTGATAGTTTAGGCTTACgttctactgtatatatacacagagtataGTGTTGTCATTGACTGGGTGAGTTCCAGATACACTGTCTAGATGGTCTGGTTGTTCTAGTCTAGCCTGTTGGTGTTGAGCTGTGTTCTGGTTGTTCTAATCTAGCCTGTTGGTGTTGAGCTGTGTTCTGGTTGTTCTAGTCTAGCCTGTTGGTGTTGAGCTGTGTCCTGGTTGTTCTAGTCTAGCCTGTTGGTGTTGAGCTGTGTTCTGGTTGTTCTAGTCTAGCCTGTTGGTGTTGAGCTGTGTTCTAGATGGTCTCTAGAGACTGATAGGAAACCTTCCTGTTAATGTTCTGTTTGACTGTGTGTTGCAGGTGCTCAGTGGACTGGGGGTGTGTGGTAGCTGGGGCTTCGTGGATGTTTTGGGGCTGGAGGATGAGGGAGTGTCTTCAGTACCTTCTCCCAGCTGCGCCCTCATGCTGCTCTTCCCCCTGACACAACAGGTAACCAATGATCTAGCAGCATCTTTATTACGTTGGAAATATGTAGCACAGTGATGTGGAGCAAACTCTGTTCTGGGAACCCCAAGGTGATGCACATTCAGTTTTTTGCTCTAGTAGCttgatttgattatttgaatctcCTGTGTAGTTCTAGGGCAAAACCCAGAATGTGCAACCCCTGGGTTCCCAGGACACTAAACTTCAGCCCTGGGGTCCCAGGACACTAAACCTCAGCCCTGGGGTCCCAGGACACTAAACCTCAGCCCTGGGGTCCCAGGACACTAAACCTCAGCCCTGGGGTCCCAGGACACTAAACCTCAGCCCTGGGGTCCCAGGACACTAAACCTCAGCCCTGGGGTCCCAGGACACTAAACCTCAGCCCTGGGGTCCCAGGACACTAAACCTCAGCCCTGGGTTCCCAGGACACTAAACCTCAGCCCTGGGTTCCCAGGACTGTTTGAGAGACTCTGATGtagcatgatgatgatgatgataacggCGTGTGTTTCAGCACGAGTCGTTCCGGCAGCAGCAGGCTGGGAAGGTGTCGGGAGGTACTGACCTCTACTTCCTGAAACAGACTGTGGTCAACTCCTGTGGCACCGTGGCTCTGCTGCACGCAGTCGCCAACAACCCCACCCACATAGAGTATGGTGAGTAGAAACTGGTCCTGCATGGAGCCAAGCTGGAGGGTTGATGACGAATACCCATACTTGCGTTCGTAATAGTAGGCTGATTGGGTATGGTGAGTAGAAACGGGTCCTGCATGGAGCCAAGATGGAGGGGGGATGTTCGTAATAGTAGGCTGATTGGGTATGGTGAGTAGAAACTGGTCCTGCATGGAGCCAAGATGGAGGGGGGATGTTCGTAATAGTAGGCTGATTGGGTATGGTGAGTAGAAACTGGTCCTGCATGGAGCCAAGATGGAGGGGGGATGTTCGTAATAGTAGGCTGATTGGGTATGGTGAGTAGAAACGGGTCCTGCATGGAGCCAAGATGGAGGGGGGATGTTCATAATAGTAGGCTGATTCGGTATGGTGAGTAGAAACGGGTCCTGCATGGAGCCAAGATGGAGGGGGGATGTTCGTAATAGTAGGCTGATTGGGTATGGTGAGTAGAAACGGGTCCTGCATGGAGCCAAGATGGAGGGGGGATGTTCGTAATAGTAGGCTGATTGGGTATGGTGAGTAGAAACGGGTCCTGCATGGAGCCAAGATGGAGGGGGGATGTTCGTAATAGTAGGCTGATTGGGTATGGTGAGTAGAAACAGGTCCTGCATGGAGCCAAGATGGAGGGGGGATGTTCGTAATAGTAGGCTGATTGGGTATGTGAAAATAGAATGTTTATAGTATGTGATATTTAGAACATGTAGTGATGTCATAGACAGGATGCTTTACAGCTAATAGAATTCACTTCCTCTATTGAGGGAGAGACTGGTCtttatctagtagaattcactgaacTCTATTGAGGAAGAGACTGGTCtttatctagtagaattcactgaatATTGAGGAAGAGACTAGCCTTTTCATAATCAGTTGATGATCAGATCCGAGGACTGACTATCAACCAACACAATTGCTGATTAGATGAAGCCTTCTCAGTGTGGATGAGGGTAGGATGTTGATGTGCTGCTTACTGAATATATTTATACTAAACACtacattctaaatagtatgtagtatgattagtacacagtatgtagTTTTACAAAGTAGTAGGGAAAGACAGATTTCAGACAGGACCAGTGAGTAGTTTTAGTTAGTAGGGAAGCCAGATTCAGACAGGACCAGTGTGTAACAGCTCTGTCTCTGTGCCAGATGGTGACTCTGCTCTGAAGAAGTTTCTAGATGAGACGGCTAATATGACCCCCGCCCAGCGAGCCACACACCTGGAGAacaaccaggtaacacacacacacacacacacacacacacaccttggctaTGTCCCAATTACCGCTCCTTCCTCCCAAAGTGTGTACTTGTTCTAAGGTGGGAACTCCCTCTAGCCAAAGCTTCCTCCACTAATCCTCGATCTGTAGTAAATGAGTCCATACTTCAGGAGAAGGTAGATATTATTGGGGGACACCTCACGTCTGGCCTCGTGAACCAGGCTTCCTTAACTGAAAACCTGGGGAGATCCATGTCAGAAATCTGCTAGAGGGGTTGGAACCCGGTGTAAATCAAGTCACGCCTCACAACACATAAAACCAATCAAATACCTTGCTTGGGAGGAGCTCCGATGGTGTTCACCAGGGTAGTGCCGTAGGAGTTACCGTGACGACTAACATGTCAACAGAACAGGCACTGTGACTAAACATTTAGACTGTTCACAGCTACCCTGACGACTAACATGTCATCATGCACAGACTTTTTCACAGCGTTTCTGTTATTTCAAGATGAGCTGCAGCAAGAAGGAGAAATGGTTTACAATGCAACATGTTTTGGTGTTTCTGGAGTGATGTTTGTCTCAAGGCTAACATGAGGGACAGGAAGTAGCTAGACACACGAGGGACAGGAAGTAGCTAGACACACGAGGGACAGGAAGTAGCGAGGGACACACGAGGGACAGGAAGTAGCGAGGGACACACGAGGGACAGGAAGTAGCGAGGGACATGAGGTTGTTTCTGGACTGATGTTCgctgagcaggtgtccacatcctgtcGGGCCTGTAATGTAGGTAGACCCTACACATATAACCCATGTTACGCCTGTAGTGTAGGTAGGCCCTACTCATATAACCCATGTTCTCTTGGGACATTCATTGGGACCTCTCTCCATCTGCAAACAGGCTTTCAAAGCTTTCCATATCAGAGGACCGAACATCACAAACAAGCTGAATATGATGTTTATTATATCTGTCCTCAAAGCTTTCCATATCAGAGGACCAAACATCACAAACAAGCTGAATATGATGTTTATTATCTCTGTCCTCAAAGCTTTCCGTATCAGAGGACAGAACATCACAAACAGGATGAATATGTGTATCTCTGTCAGTTTTCCCCTCAATGGAAAGATTCCCCAGTTCCAGTCCATAATGTCCTCCGTCAATGTCTTCTCCCGTAGCCCGTCTTCTCCCGTAGCCCGTCTTCTCCCGTAGCCCGTCCTCTAGTTTTCTGGAAAACTCTCCTTTTCGTCCTCCAGggtccagtcccagtcccagactTGTTTTTGTTTAAGTCTTTTCCAAACCGTAATTTAACCACACGGCGTGAACCGAAGTTTAACCCTAACcaggtgcactatgcagaaatcgctccgacgtttcctggttgctaaaattctaatagtttgcctaatttcagtttatgtgcaAAAACGAGCAAGTATTGTGTAGAGAATCACcttctaaactgctgtgaaacgTCTTTTCAACCCAAAGTATTTTATTTCCAGCTGTTTGACGCTGGCgtacaaaacccaaagtaaaaCTGGGGGAAacaacttaagaacgggaagcgtAGAAATCACACGCATAGAACAGATgtaccgcttcttagactggctttcaatgacaATGGCAGATATGTAACTAATTTCTAGGTGAATTTGGTCCGGTTGCCCA contains:
- the LOC118947011 gene encoding ubiquitin carboxyl-terminal hydrolase isozyme L1-like, with the protein product MEWQPMEINPEMLNKVLSGLGVCGSWGFVDVLGLEDEGVSSVPSPSCALMLLFPLTQQHESFRQQQAGKVSGGTDLYFLKQTVVNSCGTVALLHAVANNPTHIEYDGDSALKKFLDETANMTPAQRATHLENNQAIREAHDEVAVQGQCRVEADNVNFHFITFVNVKGQLYELDGRMEGPVNHGTTKDDSFIKDAARVCRGFVERAEGEVRFSAVALCHT